The following are from one region of the Pseudodesulfovibrio piezophilus C1TLV30 genome:
- the phnE gene encoding phosphonate ABC transporter, permease protein PhnE translates to MSQDLTLEQVTPRKSFIQKLALGGLMTLIFAVLVASYISTDIDPFKLYEKRHNAFEYLFGRELNEVDRQSALDQARRLPEIIAFEESYQEVKKRHLAQGQKLDPVAMQREARKIAETRMAAVSPAEREAIVQEEYTRISDEKTGGYFPPETARTHIKEYTIALIETMAIAIWGTLIAFIAAIPMAMFAAKNTLELMIQGDGTHQRIIRWFGQFTARRMLDFCRGFNEFVMALIFVAVIGLGPYAGVLALAIHTFGILGKVFSEAIEQIEAGQVEAVAASGAGPAQIMAFSVIPQVMPLIVSYTLLRFEANVRSATILGFVGAGGIGFLMFDKINGYLYREVCTMMIMVIVSVTLIDYMCGILRRRFV, encoded by the coding sequence ATGAGCCAGGATCTGACACTCGAACAGGTTACTCCCAGGAAGAGCTTTATCCAGAAGCTCGCCCTGGGGGGCCTTATGACACTTATTTTTGCAGTGCTCGTCGCTTCATACATTTCCACGGATATTGACCCGTTCAAACTCTATGAAAAAAGACACAATGCCTTTGAATATCTCTTTGGCAGAGAACTGAACGAGGTAGACAGACAATCCGCTTTGGACCAGGCCCGCCGTTTACCCGAGATTATCGCCTTCGAAGAGTCCTATCAGGAAGTCAAAAAAAGACATCTGGCCCAAGGGCAAAAACTGGACCCAGTCGCCATGCAGCGAGAAGCACGGAAGATTGCAGAGACTCGCATGGCAGCAGTCTCTCCGGCAGAAAGAGAAGCGATAGTTCAAGAGGAATACACACGTATTTCGGATGAAAAGACTGGCGGGTACTTTCCACCTGAAACAGCACGGACACATATAAAGGAATATACAATTGCACTTATAGAAACAATGGCCATCGCCATATGGGGAACACTCATCGCTTTTATCGCCGCCATCCCCATGGCCATGTTTGCAGCAAAAAACACCCTGGAGTTGATGATTCAGGGTGATGGAACCCACCAAAGAATCATCCGATGGTTTGGACAGTTTACAGCCCGACGCATGCTTGATTTCTGTCGAGGATTCAATGAATTTGTCATGGCACTGATCTTTGTAGCCGTCATAGGGCTTGGCCCATACGCCGGAGTCCTCGCCCTCGCCATTCACACCTTCGGCATTCTCGGCAAAGTCTTTTCAGAAGCAATTGAGCAAATCGAGGCTGGACAGGTGGAAGCCGTGGCCGCATCCGGCGCAGGACCAGCTCAGATAATGGCCTTTTCCGTCATCCCCCAAGTCATGCCTCTTATTGTCAGCTACACACTCTTACGCTTTGAAGCCAATGTTCGTTCAGCCACCATTCTCGGTTTTGTTGGAGCAGGCGGCATCGGATTTCTGATGTTTGACAAGATAAACGGCTACCTTTACCGCGAAGTCTGCACCATGATGATCATGGTCATCGTATCGGTGACACTGATCGACTATATGTGCGGTATCCTGAGAAGACGTTTTGTCTAA
- a CDS encoding double-cubane-cluster-containing anaerobic reductase, with protein MSETHHEMWEKLNLDIDAHDALLGVLGKFYGDIYMSQENRLKGAEYLDFVLSEVHGLRIKELQDAQAEGRKVIGSFCVFVPEEITLAADAVHVGLCAGAEAGTDLAEQLVPRNTCALIKSFIGFKMAKICPFIESSDLIVGETTCDGKKKAYETFNEIAPTYVMEVPQTKTDAAKALWKSEILRYMAEVEKLTGKTITTEKLKQGISITNDKRRALQRLTALRKASPAPISGRDALLINQISFYDDPIRFTTKINELCEELEQRINDQVGVAPSNAPRLLLSGCPMAVPNWKLPYVIESSGAVIVGEESCIGTRNSRDLVDESASTMEEMIDALVERYMKIDCACFTPNNERLENVTALAKNMNADGVIHYSLLFCQPYAHEALKIDKALQAENIPMLSIETDYSMEDVEQLKTRVEAFMETLA; from the coding sequence ATGTCTGAAACACATCATGAAATGTGGGAAAAACTCAACCTTGATATTGATGCGCACGATGCCCTGCTCGGAGTCCTGGGGAAATTTTACGGGGATATATACATGTCCCAAGAGAACAGGCTCAAGGGTGCTGAATATCTTGATTTTGTTTTATCAGAGGTTCATGGCCTTCGCATTAAGGAACTGCAGGATGCTCAAGCGGAAGGACGAAAAGTCATTGGATCATTCTGTGTCTTTGTCCCTGAAGAAATAACCCTCGCAGCAGATGCAGTCCATGTTGGTCTCTGTGCAGGAGCCGAGGCTGGAACGGATTTGGCAGAGCAGCTTGTTCCCAGAAACACATGCGCTTTGATCAAATCTTTCATCGGCTTTAAAATGGCCAAGATTTGTCCTTTTATTGAATCAAGCGATCTGATCGTTGGAGAAACCACCTGCGATGGCAAGAAAAAGGCTTATGAAACATTCAATGAAATAGCCCCGACATATGTCATGGAAGTCCCGCAGACAAAAACGGATGCGGCCAAAGCCCTCTGGAAATCTGAAATTCTCAGATATATGGCCGAGGTGGAAAAACTCACAGGGAAAACCATTACGACGGAAAAGCTCAAGCAGGGAATCAGTATTACGAACGATAAACGCCGTGCTCTTCAACGCCTTACTGCACTGCGAAAAGCTTCCCCCGCTCCCATCTCTGGTCGCGATGCCTTGCTGATCAACCAAATCAGTTTTTATGATGATCCAATCAGGTTTACGACTAAAATCAATGAACTCTGTGAAGAACTCGAACAAAGAATCAACGATCAGGTGGGAGTCGCTCCATCCAACGCGCCGAGATTGTTGCTTTCCGGCTGTCCCATGGCCGTTCCCAACTGGAAGCTCCCATATGTCATAGAGAGCTCGGGTGCGGTCATAGTTGGCGAAGAGTCCTGCATAGGGACCCGCAATTCTCGTGACTTGGTCGATGAATCTGCCAGTACCATGGAAGAAATGATAGACGCTCTCGTGGAACGTTACATGAAAATCGACTGTGCCTGTTTTACTCCAAACAATGAACGGCTCGAGAATGTAACGGCCCTCGCAAAAAACATGAATGCGGATGGAGTGATCCATTACAGCCTGCTCTTCTGCCAACCCTACGCCCACGAAGCCCTTAAAATTGACAAAGCACTCCAGGCTGAGAACATTCCAATGCTTTCCATTGAAACCGACTACTCCATGGAGGATGTCGAACAATTAAAGACTCGGGTGGAAGCCTTTATGGAGACTCTTGCGTGA
- a CDS encoding acyl-CoA dehydratase activase produces the protein MKIGIDIGSRSIELVALRDGKLCHSARVPTTFDPISQCSKLLDGLRPASLVGTGYGRNLIQRLGLECPCDTITEIKAHAIGAFSLFPQVRTVLDIGGQDTKAVSISAGRVLKFEMNDRCAAGTGKFLEYTAGVFQIPVEDFGSYAMKGHNPPEISSICTVFAETEATSLMARGESPESIALGLHKAIVKRTITMMRRVGLKTPIVFSGGVANNLCVLSLLAHETGAALGEELLVPDEPDMIGALGAALHCETLTRSNSPSANKIF, from the coding sequence GTGAAAATCGGAATCGACATCGGCTCCCGCTCTATAGAGTTGGTAGCTCTTCGCGATGGAAAACTCTGCCACTCTGCGCGAGTTCCAACGACATTCGACCCAATTTCACAGTGTTCCAAACTGTTGGATGGATTGCGCCCAGCCTCCTTGGTCGGGACCGGTTACGGACGCAATCTCATCCAACGTTTGGGGCTGGAATGCCCATGCGACACAATCACGGAAATCAAAGCTCATGCCATTGGGGCATTCTCGTTGTTTCCCCAAGTACGGACAGTCCTCGATATAGGAGGACAAGACACCAAAGCTGTCTCCATCTCCGCAGGACGAGTCTTAAAATTTGAAATGAATGATCGATGTGCAGCCGGAACCGGTAAATTCCTGGAATACACAGCCGGAGTTTTTCAGATACCGGTTGAAGACTTTGGGAGTTATGCCATGAAAGGACACAATCCCCCGGAAATAAGCTCTATCTGCACAGTCTTTGCAGAAACGGAAGCCACATCCCTCATGGCTCGTGGAGAATCTCCCGAAAGTATTGCACTGGGATTACATAAAGCCATCGTCAAACGAACCATTACGATGATGCGCCGTGTCGGCCTAAAAACCCCAATTGTTTTCTCTGGCGGTGTAGCAAATAATCTCTGTGTTCTCTCCTTACTCGCTCATGAAACTGGAGCGGCCCTGGGGGAAGAACTGCTTGTCCCTGATGAACCAGATATGATTGGCGCTCTTGGTGCTGCCTTGCATTGTGAAACCCTTACCAGATCGAACTCCCCCTCAGCTAATAAGATCTTCTGA
- the speA gene encoding biosynthetic arginine decarboxylase, translating into MTPSLERWTAERSAELYGVREWGAGFFGISDKGELQVTSSPACFDNAVSIPEIIAGVQERGLDMPVLLRIENILDTQISLLNDSFQAAIQSLDYRGSYLGAYPIKVNQQQQVVEAVTRHGKKYHHGLEAGSKAELIAAMGMLGDTEAVLVCNGYKDEEFVDLGLHATQLGFQCILVVEMPGELPLIIERSKALGIKPILGVRVKLSSQANGLWAESGGDRSIFGLNVAQIIDVIDSLKEADMLDCLQLLHYHLGSQIPNIREIRNAVAEATRVYAGLVAEGAGMRYLDLGGGLAVDYDGTQTNFMSSRNYSVNEYCVDVVEGVMTVLDEQKIDHPIIITESGRALVAYYSMLLFNVLDSARFEPEPLPESLPEGTNIHIQHLFETLQVLNIRNVQECFNDILYYRDEVRQAFNHGKMTFRERALGDNVFWETINRIASLAKDLHALPHELEGITEALSDIYYCNFSVFQSLPDAWAIGQLFPVMPVHRLNEKPVREGLLADITCDCDGKIDRFIDSQGVKRTMRLHELKESEEYYLGAFLVGAYQETLGDLHNLLGDTNIVTVRIKENGEFDFVGELEGDTVEDILSYVEYDTKALFNRFRETAEEAVRQGRITPIQRRETLRAYKNGLQGYTYFER; encoded by the coding sequence GTGACCCCTTCACTGGAAAGATGGACCGCTGAACGGTCCGCAGAACTCTACGGCGTCCGCGAGTGGGGCGCTGGTTTCTTCGGCATCTCCGATAAAGGTGAACTTCAGGTAACTTCATCTCCCGCATGTTTTGACAATGCGGTCAGTATTCCTGAGATCATCGCTGGAGTTCAGGAGCGCGGGCTTGATATGCCTGTTCTGCTTCGCATCGAGAATATCCTCGACACACAAATTTCCCTGCTCAACGACAGCTTTCAGGCTGCCATCCAGAGTCTCGACTATCGAGGCTCATATCTTGGTGCATACCCTATCAAGGTTAACCAACAGCAGCAGGTAGTGGAAGCCGTGACTCGTCACGGCAAAAAATACCACCATGGTCTGGAAGCCGGGAGCAAGGCCGAACTGATAGCAGCCATGGGTATGCTTGGCGATACCGAAGCAGTCCTCGTCTGCAACGGCTACAAGGACGAAGAATTTGTCGACCTTGGCCTTCATGCGACCCAACTGGGTTTCCAGTGCATTCTTGTTGTGGAAATGCCGGGCGAGCTTCCGTTGATCATCGAACGCTCAAAAGCCCTCGGAATCAAACCCATCTTGGGAGTGCGAGTCAAACTTTCCTCCCAGGCGAACGGTTTATGGGCCGAGTCAGGTGGCGACAGGTCTATTTTCGGTCTCAATGTAGCGCAAATCATCGACGTCATCGACAGCCTTAAAGAGGCTGATATGCTCGACTGCCTGCAACTGCTCCATTACCATCTGGGATCACAGATCCCGAACATTCGAGAGATACGTAATGCCGTGGCTGAAGCCACCCGCGTTTACGCCGGACTGGTAGCGGAAGGCGCAGGAATGCGTTATCTTGATTTGGGGGGTGGGCTTGCTGTTGACTACGATGGTACCCAAACCAACTTTATGAGCAGTCGCAACTACTCGGTCAATGAATACTGCGTCGATGTAGTGGAAGGTGTCATGACCGTCCTTGATGAACAGAAAATCGACCATCCAATCATCATCACCGAATCTGGACGCGCTCTGGTTGCGTATTATTCGATGCTCCTTTTCAATGTGCTTGATTCTGCACGATTTGAACCTGAGCCCTTGCCGGAGAGTCTCCCGGAAGGAACGAATATTCATATTCAACACCTCTTTGAAACATTGCAGGTCCTCAATATCCGTAATGTTCAGGAGTGTTTTAACGATATTCTCTACTACCGAGATGAAGTACGCCAGGCATTCAATCACGGAAAAATGACGTTCCGAGAGCGCGCTCTTGGTGACAACGTTTTCTGGGAAACTATTAATCGAATCGCCTCATTGGCCAAAGACCTTCACGCCCTCCCTCACGAATTGGAAGGGATTACAGAAGCATTGTCTGACATTTATTATTGTAACTTCAGCGTGTTCCAATCTCTTCCTGATGCCTGGGCAATAGGACAGCTCTTTCCTGTCATGCCTGTGCACAGGCTCAATGAGAAACCGGTACGTGAAGGATTGCTGGCAGACATTACCTGTGATTGCGATGGAAAAATTGATCGTTTCATTGATAGCCAGGGAGTCAAACGGACCATGCGCCTCCATGAATTGAAAGAATCCGAAGAGTATTACCTCGGGGCCTTTCTTGTCGGTGCCTATCAGGAAACTCTTGGTGATCTCCATAACCTGCTTGGTGATACGAATATTGTCACAGTCAGGATCAAGGAGAATGGGGAATTTGACTTTGTCGGCGAATTGGAAGGAGATACGGTAGAAGATATTCTTTCCTATGTGGAATATGATACCAAAGCTCTGTTCAATCGATTTCGTGAAACTGCTGAAGAAGCGGTTCGACAAGGACGCATCACCCCTATCCAGAGGCGTGAAACTCTCCGGGCCTACAAAAATGGGCTTCAGGGTTACACTTACTTCGAACGATAA